A genomic region of Nostoc sp. UHCC 0702 contains the following coding sequences:
- a CDS encoding IS630 family transposase → MQSPPVSGGLWNGQKVANWMSELLGHPVSRQRGWEYLKAMKLRLLVPRPSHKEADFAEQEEWKKKLANQVTQVQKKYPNADVEVWTMDEHRVGLKPIIRRIWVDEWTVPIANVNWRIKWLWLYGFVHPQSGETYWWILPFVNTKIFNQVLADFAQHFNVGDQKQIILALDKAGWHTALKLNVPQGIHIIEMPSHSPELQPAERLWPLTNEPIANRSFENLDELEEVLFHRCKQLLRQQDLVRGLTNFQWWPQVAA, encoded by the coding sequence TTGCAATCACCTCCGGTGTCAGGCGGACTTTGGAATGGACAAAAAGTTGCAAATTGGATGAGTGAATTACTAGGGCATCCAGTTAGTAGACAACGAGGATGGGAGTATTTAAAAGCAATGAAATTACGTCTCTTAGTACCTCGACCTTCTCATAAAGAAGCAGACTTTGCCGAACAGGAAGAATGGAAAAAAAAGCTAGCAAATCAGGTCACTCAAGTTCAAAAAAAGTATCCAAACGCCGACGTAGAAGTTTGGACAATGGATGAACATCGAGTTGGACTTAAACCAATAATTAGAAGGATTTGGGTAGATGAATGGACAGTACCAATCGCAAATGTGAATTGGCGGATCAAATGGTTGTGGTTGTATGGTTTTGTTCACCCACAATCAGGTGAAACATATTGGTGGATACTACCTTTTGTAAATACCAAAATTTTTAATCAAGTCTTGGCTGATTTCGCTCAACATTTTAACGTGGGAGATCAAAAACAAATTATATTGGCATTAGATAAAGCCGGATGGCATACTGCTCTGAAGCTGAATGTGCCACAAGGCATTCATATTATTGAGATGCCATCTCATTCTCCAGAACTTCAACCAGCCGAAAGACTTTGGCCCCTCACAAACGAACCTATTGCTAATCGTTCATTTGAGAATCTTGATGAATTGGAAGAAGTGTTATTTCATCGTTGTAAGCAATTGCTCCGACAGCAAGATTTAGTTCGGGGCTTGACAAACTTCCAATGGTGGCCTCAAGTTGCCGCTTAA
- a CDS encoding transposase has translation MVIDNATFHKGGRIEQLIQEAACELLYLPAYSPDFNRIERCWSWLKSRIRKQLDQFECLRDAMEYVLRLAS, from the coding sequence GTGGTCATAGATAATGCCACGTTTCATAAAGGGGGTCGCATTGAGCAACTAATTCAGGAAGCCGCCTGTGAGTTGTTATACTTACCTGCTTATTCACCGGACTTCAATAGGATTGAGCGATGTTGGTCTTGGCTCAAAAGTCGGATTCGTAAGCAACTTGACCAGTTTGAGTGTCTACGCGATGCGATGGAGTATGTCCTACGTCTAGCGTCCTAA
- a CDS encoding response regulator transcription factor: protein MPQIGGVDAIVAICAEFAYARMIVLTTYDGDEDIYRALRAGAKGYLLKDAEPDALLNAIHIVHSGQQYIPSEVAAKLVQRMNIPELSDREQEVVCQMARGLSNQDIAAALNITESTVKFHINRILSKLGVSDRTQAVITALKRGLAKL, encoded by the coding sequence ATGCCCCAGATCGGCGGCGTTGATGCGATCGTTGCAATCTGTGCTGAATTCGCCTATGCCCGGATGATTGTACTGACCACTTATGACGGGGACGAAGATATTTATCGAGCATTACGCGCCGGAGCCAAGGGCTATCTGTTGAAGGACGCGGAACCGGATGCACTCCTGAATGCGATTCATATCGTTCACAGCGGACAACAATATATTCCTTCCGAAGTCGCTGCCAAACTAGTGCAACGGATGAACATTCCAGAGTTGAGCGATCGAGAACAAGAAGTTGTTTGCCAGATGGCGCGTGGCTTGAGTAATCAAGATATTGCTGCGGCTTTGAATATTACTGAAAGTACCGTCAAATTTCACATCAACCGAATTCTGAGCAAATTAGGCGTGAGCGATCGCACTCAAGCGGTTATTACCGCACTAAAGCGGGGACTTGCCAAGTTGTGA
- a CDS encoding SDR family oxidoreductase → MGIEQKVAVITGASQGIGAALVKAYRDRNYRVVAISRSIQPSDDDAILAVSGDIANRKTAERAIIEGVTRFGRIDTLINNAGIFIAKPFTEYTEADYEVYLGTNVSGFFHMTQLAIAEMEKQGSGHIVQISTSLVDNPIAGVPSVLASLTKGGLNAATKSLAIEYAKRGIRVNAIALGTIKTPMHPAETHAQLDALHPLGRMGEISDVVDAILYLESANFVTGEILHVDGGQSAGH, encoded by the coding sequence ATGGGCATTGAACAGAAAGTCGCTGTTATTACCGGCGCATCGCAGGGCATTGGCGCAGCCCTTGTCAAGGCGTACCGCGATCGCAACTATCGGGTGGTCGCTATCTCACGCTCAATTCAGCCATCGGATGATGATGCAATCCTCGCAGTCTCAGGTGACATCGCCAATCGAAAAACCGCCGAACGTGCGATCATCGAAGGCGTGACCCGCTTCGGGCGCATCGACACGCTCATCAACAACGCTGGTATATTCATCGCCAAGCCATTTACCGAATACACCGAGGCTGACTACGAGGTATATCTGGGTACCAACGTCAGTGGCTTTTTTCACATGACGCAACTCGCGATCGCCGAGATGGAGAAGCAGGGCAGCGGTCATATCGTGCAGATATCCACGAGCTTGGTTGACAACCCGATCGCTGGCGTACCATCTGTACTCGCGTCGCTGACGAAGGGCGGACTGAATGCCGCGACCAAATCGCTGGCGATCGAGTATGCCAAGCGCGGTATCCGGGTGAACGCGATCGCGCTGGGTACGATCAAAACGCCAATGCATCCCGCCGAAACCCATGCACAACTCGATGCCCTGCACCCGCTCGGTCGTATGGGCGAGATCTCCGATGTCGTTGATGCAATCCTCTACCTCGAATCAGCCAACTTTGTGACGGGCGAAATCCTTCACGTCGATGGTGGACAGAGTGCGGGTCACTAA
- a CDS encoding methylenetetrahydrofolate reductase produces the protein MDNNHSHTYLNTFRRAALAGEFLITAEVAPPKGGNPEHMLQMAATLKGRVHAVNITDGSRAVLRMSSLLASIILLQNGIEPICQVACRDRNRIGLQADLMGAHALGVRNILALTGDPVKAGDHPDAKAVFDLEAVRLLQLIRKMNQGFDCNDKPLTDGVLDLFVGAAVDPQCASWSGLQSRFERKIEAGAQFFQSQLITDFERLEKFMDKIAAGYNKPILAGIFLLKSAKNAQFINKCVPGVNIPEHIIDRLAKAKNPLEEGMKIAAEQVQIARQLCHGVHMMAVKREDLIAPILDLAGVAPVDLVLAK, from the coding sequence ATGGACAATAACCATAGCCATACCTACTTGAATACCTTCCGTAGAGCCGCCCTTGCGGGTGAATTTTTAATTACCGCCGAGGTTGCACCACCAAAAGGCGGTAATCCAGAACACATGCTCCAAATGGCGGCGACCCTTAAGGGGAGGGTTCATGCCGTCAATATTACCGATGGTAGCCGAGCAGTGCTACGGATGTCTTCTTTACTAGCATCCATTATTTTATTGCAAAACGGAATAGAGCCGATTTGTCAAGTTGCTTGCCGCGATCGCAACCGCATTGGTTTACAAGCTGATTTGATGGGCGCTCATGCTTTGGGTGTGCGTAACATTTTAGCATTGACTGGCGACCCAGTGAAAGCAGGCGATCATCCAGATGCCAAAGCCGTTTTTGATTTGGAAGCTGTGCGCTTGCTGCAACTTATTCGCAAAATGAATCAGGGTTTTGACTGCAACGATAAACCTTTAACCGATGGGGTGCTAGATTTATTTGTTGGTGCAGCAGTAGATCCCCAATGTGCCAGTTGGTCAGGTTTGCAAAGTCGATTTGAACGCAAAATTGAAGCAGGCGCACAGTTTTTTCAAAGTCAGTTAATTACTGATTTTGAGCGGCTAGAAAAGTTCATGGATAAAATAGCTGCTGGTTATAATAAACCGATTTTGGCAGGAATTTTTCTGTTGAAATCGGCAAAAAATGCCCAATTTATTAATAAGTGCGTTCCTGGTGTAAATATACCCGAACACATTATTGATAGATTGGCAAAAGCCAAAAACCCGCTTGAAGAAGGTATGAAAATTGCAGCCGAACAAGTGCAGATTGCGCGGCAATTATGTCATGGTGTCCACATGATGGCAGTGAAGCGCGAAGATTTGATTGCCCCAATTTTGGATCTAGCCGGGGTTGCACCAGTTGATTTGGTGTTAGCGAAGTAA
- a CDS encoding PadR family transcriptional regulator, with product MSLAHTILGFLQQEKMTGYDLKTSCFDECLAHLWPADLAQIYRTLDKLVEQGWITCSIEIQRDRPNRKVYSLTEPGKAELIRWLGCHQPLPTIREPLLVQLFFAAQLPNEAIIELLEQQLAARSEKLTKCKNIELPMLSDQFASREQMMQSLVLELAIRREQTYIDWLMTAIDVIRHQGAGEKNF from the coding sequence ATGTCATTAGCACACACAATTCTAGGTTTCCTTCAGCAAGAAAAAATGACAGGTTATGATTTGAAAACAAGCTGCTTCGATGAATGCCTTGCTCACTTGTGGCCAGCAGATCTAGCACAAATTTACAGAACACTAGACAAACTCGTTGAGCAGGGTTGGATTACTTGTAGTATTGAAATACAGCGCGATCGCCCTAACCGCAAAGTTTATAGTTTGACTGAACCCGGAAAAGCCGAATTAATCAGGTGGCTTGGGTGTCATCAGCCTTTACCGACCATTAGAGAACCGTTGCTGGTGCAGCTGTTTTTCGCAGCACAATTACCAAATGAAGCCATCATTGAATTGCTAGAACAGCAGCTAGCTGCACGTAGCGAAAAGCTGACTAAATGTAAAAATATTGAGTTACCGATGCTTAGCGATCAGTTTGCTAGCCGTGAACAGATGATGCAAAGCCTCGTATTAGAGTTAGCGATCCGAAGAGAACAAACTTACATTGATTGGCTAATGACGGCTATTGATGTGATTCGCCACCAGGGTGCAGGGGAGAAGAATTTTTAG
- a CDS encoding Crp/Fnr family transcriptional regulator — protein sequence MVSLYSSFANPSSTNTKQLFTRRSFLPEHQNSLWKIESGFVRTFTYLEDGTTVALGLWGRGDIVGKTLSKLEPFQMECLTKVEATILPLEEWHQPAETLLAHIQQAEELMVIRSYKKVDTMLIKLLAWLSKKFGMEVEKGRLIDMRLTHEDLAEMLGSTRVTITRVLGQFEQEGLIDRLSLHRIVLREEDIWYYEI from the coding sequence ATGGTGTCTTTATACTCAAGCTTTGCTAACCCATCTAGTACAAATACAAAGCAGCTTTTTACACGTCGTTCATTCCTACCAGAACATCAAAATAGCCTTTGGAAGATTGAATCGGGGTTTGTTAGGACTTTTACCTATCTAGAGGATGGTACAACTGTTGCTTTAGGATTATGGGGACGCGGAGATATCGTCGGCAAAACTTTGTCAAAATTAGAACCATTTCAGATGGAATGTCTGACAAAAGTAGAGGCGACAATCTTACCCCTAGAGGAGTGGCATCAACCAGCAGAAACTTTGCTGGCTCACATCCAGCAGGCTGAAGAATTGATGGTCATTCGTAGTTATAAAAAAGTGGATACCATGCTCATCAAGCTTTTGGCATGGTTATCCAAAAAGTTTGGTATGGAAGTTGAGAAGGGACGTTTAATAGATATGCGTCTAACTCATGAAGACTTGGCTGAAATGCTTGGTTCCACTCGGGTGACAATTACTCGTGTTCTTGGGCAATTTGAGCAGGAGGGTTTGATTGACCGTTTATCTTTACATAGAATTGTGTTGCGAGAAGAAGACATTTGGTACTATGAGATTTAG
- the cysE gene encoding serine O-acetyltransferase, with protein sequence MLITDLRTIYERDPAARNWLEVLFCYPGLQALIFHRVAHWLYKMGIPFIPRFLSHISRFLTGIEIHPGAVIGKGVFIDHGMGVVIGETAIVGDYALIYQGVTLGGTGKESGKRHPTLGSHVVVGAGAKVLGNIEIGDRVRIGAGSVVLRNAPSNTTVVGIPGRVTRQNDSNIDVLAHDKVRDVEAEVIRALFERVKALEKQVEQLEVQPSFSSTKVDNEQIDNPQTHNSDSMIEEFLDGAGI encoded by the coding sequence ATGCTAATAACTGATTTGCGAACAATTTATGAGCGTGACCCAGCAGCCCGTAACTGGCTGGAAGTATTGTTCTGCTATCCTGGACTCCAAGCCCTAATATTCCATCGTGTGGCACACTGGCTGTATAAAATGGGTATTCCCTTTATACCTCGATTTTTGTCCCATATTAGTCGATTTTTGACTGGAATTGAAATTCACCCTGGAGCGGTAATTGGCAAGGGTGTGTTTATTGACCACGGCATGGGTGTAGTAATTGGTGAAACAGCAATTGTAGGTGATTATGCTTTGATTTATCAAGGTGTTACCCTCGGTGGTACAGGAAAAGAAAGCGGCAAGCGCCATCCAACTTTAGGCAGCCATGTAGTTGTGGGAGCCGGTGCAAAGGTTTTGGGTAATATTGAAATTGGCGATCGCGTCCGCATTGGAGCCGGTTCGGTAGTCCTGCGAAATGCACCTAGTAATACCACGGTAGTTGGAATTCCAGGACGTGTGACTCGTCAAAATGACTCGAATATAGATGTTCTAGCTCATGATAAAGTACGGGACGTAGAAGCAGAAGTGATTCGCGCTCTATTTGAACGAGTCAAGGCTTTAGAGAAGCAGGTCGAGCAGTTAGAAGTTCAGCCGAGTTTCTCCTCAACCAAGGTAGACAACGAACAAATAGACAACCCTCAAACTCATAATTCTGATTCGATGATTGAAGAATTTCTCGATGGTGCTGGAATTTAG
- the trpS gene encoding tryptophan--tRNA ligase, whose product MGKQRVLSGVQPTGNYHLGNYLGAIRNWVEGQSEYENYLFVADLHAITVPHDATQLASDTYTLAALYLACGLDLTHSTIFVQSHVSAHSELTWLLNCITPLNWLEDMIQFKEKAVKQGENVSVGLLDYPVLMTSDILLYQADKVPVGEDQKQHLELTRDIAARFNHLFAKPDQPVLKLPDPLIRKEGARVMSLADGTRKMSKSDPSDLSRINLLDSPDEITKKIKRCKTDPIRGLTFDDPERPECNNLLTLYTLLSGKTKQEVAIECQDMGWGQFKPLLTETTINALKPIQEKYQAITEDKTYIESVLRDGREKAQAIANLTLAEVKAALGYLAPV is encoded by the coding sequence ATGGGCAAGCAGCGTGTTCTTTCTGGAGTTCAACCAACGGGCAATTATCATCTAGGCAACTATTTGGGAGCGATTCGCAACTGGGTAGAAGGTCAAAGCGAATACGAAAATTACCTTTTCGTAGCTGATTTACACGCGATTACAGTACCACACGATGCAACACAGCTGGCATCTGATACCTACACCCTTGCTGCTCTTTATTTAGCTTGTGGTCTGGATTTAACTCACTCTACTATCTTTGTGCAATCCCACGTATCTGCCCACAGTGAACTCACCTGGTTGCTCAATTGCATCACACCTTTAAACTGGTTGGAAGACATGATCCAGTTCAAAGAAAAGGCTGTCAAACAGGGAGAAAATGTCAGTGTCGGCTTGTTGGACTACCCTGTGTTGATGACATCTGATATTTTGCTTTACCAAGCGGATAAAGTACCAGTAGGTGAAGACCAAAAGCAACATTTGGAATTGACACGAGATATTGCGGCTCGATTTAATCATTTATTTGCAAAACCAGACCAGCCAGTACTGAAATTACCAGACCCTTTAATCCGCAAGGAAGGAGCAAGGGTGATGAGTTTGGCAGATGGTACACGCAAAATGTCGAAGTCTGATCCTTCTGATTTAAGCCGAATCAATTTGCTAGATTCACCAGATGAGATTACAAAGAAGATTAAGCGCTGTAAAACTGATCCAATTCGTGGTCTGACTTTCGACGACCCAGAGCGCCCAGAGTGTAACAATTTATTAACACTGTATACACTGCTGTCTGGAAAGACGAAACAAGAGGTAGCAATTGAGTGTCAGGATATGGGTTGGGGACAATTCAAACCATTATTGACAGAAACGACAATTAACGCCCTCAAGCCGATACAAGAAAAATATCAGGCAATCACAGAAGATAAAACATATATAGAGTCTGTATTGCGTGATGGCAGGGAAAAAGCCCAAGCGATCGCTAACCTTACCCTAGCAGAAGTAAAAGCAGCTTTGGGCTACCTTGCCCCTGTGTAA
- a CDS encoding carbonic anhydrase: MNPNKNLIERRDFLRLGVMGAFGVMITASDFFCSVKQALAAEILYSLTPDAALQKLIDGNQRFVQHRPQYPHQSPVRLQQVAQAQHPFATILSCADSRVPAEIVFDQGIGDIFDVRIAGNIVIPEALGSIEYAVSLLDTPLLMILGHERCGAVTAAVQTEELLGDIGTFVKAIKPAVERVKNQPGDAVENAVVANVQYQIEQLQRSQILTERLESGKLKIVGGRYDLDTGKVGIIA; the protein is encoded by the coding sequence ATGAATCCAAACAAAAATTTGATCGAGCGTCGTGACTTTTTGAGGTTAGGAGTCATGGGAGCATTTGGTGTAATGATAACTGCTAGTGATTTCTTCTGTTCAGTTAAACAGGCTCTAGCTGCTGAAATTCTTTACTCCCTCACTCCTGATGCAGCGCTGCAAAAGCTGATAGACGGAAATCAGCGGTTTGTCCAGCATCGACCTCAATACCCTCATCAATCTCCAGTGCGGTTGCAGCAAGTTGCTCAAGCTCAACATCCATTTGCCACTATCCTCAGTTGTGCAGACTCACGGGTGCCGGCAGAAATTGTTTTCGATCAGGGCATTGGTGATATTTTTGATGTTCGGATTGCTGGCAATATTGTCATACCTGAAGCTCTTGGCAGTATTGAATATGCAGTTTCTCTGTTAGATACTCCACTGTTGATGATACTGGGTCATGAGCGATGTGGGGCAGTCACCGCAGCCGTGCAAACAGAAGAACTGCTGGGTGATATTGGTACTTTTGTGAAAGCAATTAAGCCAGCTGTGGAAAGGGTCAAGAATCAGCCAGGCGATGCAGTTGAAAACGCTGTGGTGGCAAATGTGCAATATCAAATTGAACAGTTGCAGCGATCGCAAATCTTAACTGAGCGCCTAGAGTCCGGCAAATTAAAAATCGTCGGCGGTCGTTACGATTTGGATACAGGAAAGGTGGGTATTATCGCTTAA
- a CDS encoding transposase: MAIRLNERGKFDKSIYRQRNRVERCFNRLNQFRRIATRYDKKADKYLAMLTLASIIQGQRVSNPWCKNC; the protein is encoded by the coding sequence ATAGCCATCAGGCTGAATGAGCGAGGTAAGTTTGACAAATCAATTTATCGCCAAAGAAATCGGGTCGAGAGATGTTTCAACCGTTTAAATCAATTTCGTCGCATTGCTACACGGTATGACAAAAAAGCTGATAAATATCTTGCAATGCTAACACTCGCTTCTATCATCCAGGGTCAGCGCGTCTCAAACCCTTGGTGCAAAAATTGTTAG